The Phoenix dactylifera cultivar Barhee BC4 chromosome 17, palm_55x_up_171113_PBpolish2nd_filt_p, whole genome shotgun sequence genome contains a region encoding:
- the LOC120104301 gene encoding uncharacterized protein LOC120104301, which produces MESFIGEEWSPLENEKFEEALAEIDLDGQDWLEQLNETLPTKVTEELADDYIDLTGDLGCIDNGRNLTLPNIASSNVTKDGDSGFSLMDNPLQEMNVIGSSSSKTTMVAKTMMEGGSSSSIADEVITLPSLEKPKAEKQPLPMAETEVLTKAIAPASTKGIPWTEEEHRLFLIGMDVHGRGDWRHIAKNFVTTRTPTQVASHAQKFFQRQLQFKKRHRRSIHDITSINSTSPTKIRKLSVYDLIEWKKPLDIPNANHASQSNSPFLHQQPANYSMAHSQISISTMIAGVGTSNANNISQLSLPSLPQTSTNYTMEHSQFPVSHTLAGVGTLDANNISQVDSPSLLPLPESYIIEYSQFPVSHIMTGVSPSISNNLSQFDSPSLLQPPASYTMEHLQFPASNMMVEGGTSNTNNVSQFDSLSLPQPPVNYIVEHSKFLISNIDAKEGEERASLVAPTQLADTFQQTFGIENHFSSNMMIGPSFTSSSTSSSTMWSL; this is translated from the exons ATGGAATCCTTTATTGGTGAAGAGTGGAGTCCTCTTGAAAATGAAAAGTTTGAGGAAGCACTCGCTGAGATTGATCTTGATGGACAAGACTGGTTGGAGCAGCTAAATGAAACGCTCCCAACCAAAGTTACCGAAGAATTGGCCGACGACTACATCGATCTCACGGGGGATTTGGGATGCATCGATAATGGAAGAAACTTAACATTGCCTAACATTGCAAGTTCTAATGTGACAAAGGATGGTGATTCAGGGTTTTCATTGATGGACAACCCTTTGCAAGAGATGAATGTAATAGGGTCATCATCATCTAAGACAACGATGGTAGCAAAAACAATGATGGAAGGGGGTTCATCATCATCAATTGCTGATGAGGTGATAACATTGCCATCCCTGGAGAAGCCTAAAGCTGAGAAACAACCTTTACCAATGGCAGAAACAGAAGTATTGACAAAAGCTATAGCACCAGCATCGACAAAAGGGATACCTTGGACCGAGGAGGAGCACAG GTTGTTTTTGATTGGTATGGATGTGCATGGAAGGGGTGATTGGAGGCATATAGCCAAGAATTTTGTTACCACAAGAACTCCAACCCAAGTTGCGAGTCATGCACAAAAGTTCTTCCAACGCCAATTACAATTCAAGAAGAGACACAGGCGTAGCATTCATGATATCACAAGTATCAACAGCACTTCGCCTACAAAGATACGTAAGCTAAGCGTATACGACTTAATAGAGTGGAAGAAACCTCTTGACATTCCTAATGCCAATCATGCCTCTCAGTCTAACTCACCATTCTTGCATCAGCAACCAGCAAATTACTCCATGGCACACTCACAAATTTCCATTTCAACTATGATAGCAGGTGTTGGCACATCCAATGCCAATAATATCTCTCAACTTAGCTTACCATCCTTACCTCAAACATCTACAAATTACACCATGGAGCATTCACAATTTCCAGTTTCACATACTTTGGCAGGGGTTGGCACATTGGATGCCAATAATATCTCTCAAGTTGACTCACCATCCTTACTTCCACTGCCAGAAAGTTACATTATAGAGTATTCACAATTTCCAGTTTCGCATATAATGACAGGGGTTAGCCCATCAATTAGCAATAACCTCTCTCAATTTGACTCACCATCCTTGCTTCAACCACCAGCAAGTTACACCATGGAACACTTGCAATTTCCAGCTTCAAACATGATGGTGGAGGGTGGCACATCCAATACCAATAATGTCTCTCAATTTGATTCACTATCTTTACCTCAACCACCAGTGAATTACATTGTGGAGCACTCAAAATTTCTGATTTCAAATATCGATGCCAAGGAAG GGGAAGAGAGGGCTTCACTGGTTGCTCCTACTCAACTGGCTGACACTTTTCAACAGACATTTGGAATTGAGAACCACTTCTCTAGCAACATGATGATTGGGCCATCTTTCACTTCTAGCTCTACTAGTTCTTCAACTATGTGGTCCCTTTGA
- the LOC103717860 gene encoding RING-H2 finger protein ATL8, giving the protein MPSRTRFLHSSGSLAAAEPPVPMAVDSDVVVILATLLCALICVVGLALVARCAWLRRASSTPPPPPPPPPTKGLKKKALRSLPTLAFDGSVKLAECPICLADFAAGDEIRILPHCGHGFHVTCVDTWLGSHSSCPSCRQILVFPAPSRCRRCGATSDDTVAAADGGAKTGGDREFLP; this is encoded by the coding sequence ATGCCTTCTCGCACGAGGTTCCTCCATTCCTCCGGCAGCTTAGCGGCGGCGGAGCCACCGGTCCCCATGGCCGTTGACTCCGACGTGGTGGTGATCCTGGCGACGCTGCTTTGCGCCCTGATCTGCGTCGTCGGCCTCGCCCTCGTCGCCCGCTGCGCCTGGCTCCGCCGCGCCTCCTCCAcacccccgccgccgccgccgccgcctcccacCAAGGGGCTCAAGAAGAAGGCTCTCCGCTCTCTCCCAACTCTCGCCTTCGATGGATCTGTGAAGCTGGCGGAGTGCCCGATCTGCCTCGCCGATTTCGCCGCCGGCGACGAGATCCGGATCCTCCCGCACTGCGGCCACGGGTTCCACGTCACGTGCGTGGACACGTGGCTCGGGTCCCACTCGTCCTGCCCCTCCTGCCGCCAGATCCTCGTCTTCCCCGCCCCTTCCCGCTGCCGGAGGTGCGGCGCCACCTCCGACGACACCGTCGCAGCGGCGGACGGCGGGGCCAAGACCGGGGGGGACCGCGAGTTCTTGCCCTAA